GCATGGGGCGAAGATGGCTGAAGGTTGGAGGTTGAAGCGAAGGCAGGTTGAGGGTTGACGTGGGCGAGCTCAACCTTCAACCCTCCACCCTCGACTCATTCAAGCAGTAGCGTGAAAATACCTTCGCCCCGCCCTGCATGGAGATCCTCCCGCGCTATTTCCTCGAGATCGCTTTCTGCGGCACGGCCTATCGCGGATGGCAACGGCAGCCCGACGCGCCCAGCGTGCAGGCGGAAGTTGAGCGCGCGCTGCAATTCGCGCTGCATCGGCACAAGGTGAACGCGGTCGGTTGCGGCCGCACCGACACCGGCGTGCATGCCACGCAGTTCTTCCTGCACTTCGACGGGCCCAGCGACGCGCCGCTGGATGATCGCTTCATGTACAGCCTGAACAGCTTGCTGCCGGACGACATCGCCGTGAAGCGCGTGATCGCCGTGCCCGACGATGCGCATGCCCGCTTCAGCGCCACGGAGCGCGGCTATTGCTACCGGATCCACCGGGAGAAGGATCCCTTCCTCACGGACCTTTCGCACCAGCTGAGGCCCGCCCTTGATGTGGCGGCGATGAACGAAGGATGCAAGGCCCTCATCGGCACGCGCGACTTCAGCAGCTTCCAGAAGGTGGGCACCGATGTGAGGACCAGCATCTGCGACGTGCGTGAAGCCG
The DNA window shown above is from Flavobacteriales bacterium and carries:
- the truA gene encoding tRNA pseudouridine(38-40) synthase TruA, translated to MEILPRYFLEIAFCGTAYRGWQRQPDAPSVQAEVERALQFALHRHKVNAVGCGRTDTGVHATQFFLHFDGPSDAPLDDRFMYSLNSLLPDDIAVKRVIAVPDDAHARFSATERGYCYRIHREKDPFLTDLSHQLRPALDVAAMNEGCKALIGTRDFSSFQKVGTDVRTSICDVREAVWAEAPNGYVFRIKADRFLRNMVRAIVGTSMRIGKGQQPASHMAEVLAAKDRHEAGRSAPACGLYLEHVVYPFLPSHLRGPLQG